AGGCGGCCGAAGAGGTCCAGCCGGTCCAGGGGGCGGCCGATCGCCTCCAGTTCGTCGGCGAGCGCGCGGGCGTCGAGCTGTTCGAGGGTGCGGGCGTGCAGGACGAAGGCGCGGGAGAGGTTGCTGATCCGGTGGGGGCGCTTCTCGACGAGGGTGACGGGGACACCGGCGGCGGCGAGGTCGCCGGCCAGCAGGAGTCCGGTGGGGCCGGCGCCGACGACGATCACGGGGGTGGTGGTCATGAGGGGCCTCCTCGATGGCTGCTTCGGCCGGTCCACGCTTGTGGGCAAACGCTTGTGGGCGAGCGAGTGCGTGGTGGTTCGGGCGCCAACACTCGTGGGCGAACACTTGTAGGCGAACGCCCGTGGGTGAACGCTTGTGGGCCAACATGCGTGGGCCAACATCTGTGGGCAAACGTAAACCCGGCGACGCGGGCGCGTCAACGCTTGTTGGCCTACGCGTGTTGGCCTACGCTCGTAGGCATGCCAGATCGCGCCACCCCAGCCACGTCACCTGCCTCCTCTGCCGCACCCGCCTCTCCTCCCCCTTCCGCCTCGGCCCGACGTTCCGACGCCACCCGCGCCGCCATCCTCGCCGCCGCGCGGGCCCGTTTCGCGGCGGACGGGTACGAACGGGCGACCATCCGGGCCATCGCCAAGGACGCGAAGATCGATCCGTCGATGGTCATGCGCTACCACGGCAACAAGGAGAGCCTGTTCGCGGCGGCCGTCTCCGTGGATCTGCGGCTCCCGGACCTGACCGCGCTCCCCCGCGACCAGGTCGGCCACGCTCTCGTCTCGCACTTCCTCGACTTCTGGGAGGAGAGCGGCGAGCTGACGGCGATCCTGCGCGTCGGTGTCACCAACACCGCCGGGGCCGAGCGGCTGCAACGGGTGTTCCGGGAGCAGTTGCTGCCGGTGGCGCAGGCGGTGTGCCCGGATCCCGAGCAGGTTCCGGCGCGGGCGGCGCTGTGCGCGTCCCAGTTGCTCGGGCTGGCGCTCACCCGGTACGTGCTGCGCATCCCGGCGGCCGTCGCCCTGGCCCGCCAGGAGGCGCTGGCCTGGCTGGCGCCCACCGTGCAGCGCTATCTCACGGCGCCCAGCCCCTGACCGCGCCCGGCCCGAGGGGCGGACACGGCGAGGGCGCCCGCCCCGTCGCGTACGTACGGCTCATGCGCGTACGTACGGCGGGGCGGGCGCCCTCGGCGTAGGACCAGGCGTGGGACCGCCGGTGGCCGTCAGGCCTTGACGTTCACGTTCCGGCTGGTGTCCTGGTGCTTGTGGGACCGGTCCAGGACCATGACGAGACCGCCGATGATCACGAACAGGGCGAGCGGGATCCCGACGAACAGACCCAGCGTCTCGGCGACGCCCAGGCCCTTGCCGGGGTCGTCGCCGTCGTCACGGATCACCGCGAGCGCGGGGGACGACATGAGCAGCATCATCAGCGTCGTACCGGCCGCCAGGGTGCCGGCGCGCAGGGCGTTCTTCTTGTCCACGGTGCCAAAGTAGCGAACGCCGGAACGGGCCGCGCGTCCGGGGTGCCGTATGAGGCGCGCGGACCGCCCGCGCGCCCCCGCCGTCAGCCCTCCGCCCCTCCTCCTTCGTCCTTCCGCACCCCTGCCCGCACCCCTGCCCGCACCCCTGCCCGCACCCCGGCGCGCAGCACGTCGGCCAGGGCGCGCAGACGGGGCGAGGCGGCCAGGTCCTCCAGGGTCACCGGGCGGCCCCCGGCGTCGGCGACGGGCAGGCGCCAGTTGGGGTATTCGGCCGAGGTCCCGGGCAGGTTCTGCGGGCGGCGGTCGCCCACGGCGTCCGGCAGCCAGAGGCC
The sequence above is drawn from the Streptomyces sp. SAT1 genome and encodes:
- a CDS encoding TetR/AcrR family transcriptional regulator, coding for MPDRATPATSPASSAAPASPPPSASARRSDATRAAILAAARARFAADGYERATIRAIAKDAKIDPSMVMRYHGNKESLFAAAVSVDLRLPDLTALPRDQVGHALVSHFLDFWEESGELTAILRVGVTNTAGAERLQRVFREQLLPVAQAVCPDPEQVPARAALCASQLLGLALTRYVLRIPAAVALARQEALAWLAPTVQRYLTAPSP